CGAGACTTGGATGAGCAACCCGAAACTCAGGCCAGGATGTGAGGCTTTGGGAGAGCTTGGCCGGGTGTCAGCCAGGCGCAGGCTGGGTTTTACAGCAGCCAAGGCACTGACCTTTGAGTGAGCCCACTGGGAAGCATGGGCTGGGATGTTAACAGAGCCTGGGGACAGAGTTccatgcacacaaacacacacaaagggGGGTTAGGGAAAAACAATGCAGACCTCTATGGTTTGGGGGTGATGATTCTCAGCTTCACCTGCCCCAAACCAGCAGAACCAGCCTGGTGGTTGCGGCACTGAGCTTGGAGTTTCAGTGCAAGGTTAACCCCTTCCTAGACCTGGAGAtatctttctttccattatgCTTCTTATAATTGTCTATCTTGTTTCTTGCAAACCCATCCCTCCCTCTTTGCAGACACACTGTGACAGGTCTGGATCAAGGCAAACAGAGCTTCTTTATGACCAAACCTACATTGCATTGTCCCTGGAGTGGGTTCATCCCAAAGAAACCCTTGGCACAAAAGAGGATCCTCAGTTTCCCTAAGCTCCATGCCCTTGCTCCTGGCTCCTCCCACGCTCCATCCTGTGCCGTCGGGTGGAGAGGGGCCTCATCTGCTGCGTTATTTCAGTCCCATCTCTAATTACAGGGTGACATCCGTTATTTATATCACGTCCTGAGTGCCCAAGCAGCAATGTGTGGGGTTGGGAGCGGGCAACAGATGGAGGAACCGGAGCATCCCACAAGCAGCACAGGGTGCATCACCCTATGGCACAGGGTGCATCACCCTACAGCATGGAGTGCATCACCCTATATATAACACACGGTGCCTTTAGGGTCAGTgcagaggaaggcagggaaGAGCCTGCAGATGTGCAGCTCCCCCGAGGACGGTGCGTGGGCTTCATAATAAACACTTGGATGCCTCTcgctctgagctgtgctttgtgtcCCACGGGCCGGGGTGTGTGCAGTTCCTGTTGGGTTTGGTGTCGGGTTGTCGATGTGACACCGCTAACAGCCCCGCTGTTGGCTCCGGTTCCGTCCTGCTACGCCTGCAGCTTTCATGTTCCCCGCTGCGGTCTGCGAGGAGGGGTGGAGGGCTCAAAGGGAAGGAAGCGGGCGCAGCCAAGGGGAGGAAGCCGGCTGGTTTCCCTTCTGCGTCTGCAGGCACGTGCGGGGAGcagggggggaggaaggggggtAGGATGCAGCCAGATCAGGCTGCAGATAGGGCGGGCAGGCTGCAaacctcttcccttccccttgtTCCCACTGGTCCTCACCCCGCGTGAGTCAGCCTTTAGGATGCTGAGCCGCGTGCTGCCGCGTGGCCGTGCAGTGCGTGACGGCAGCCACGAAGGGGAGCTTCCTCCCTGCAGGACGGGGCAGGTTAAGCAGTTCCCGGCTATTTCTAGCTAATGGGGCTATTTCTAGTTCGGGTTGCCGTCCCGTGGCCGCTCAGTTCCACTGTGTGCAATTTAGGATCGATATGATGCTCTCCGTGACACATCTATAGGGGCTGTGATACCCACAGGGCTGTGATACCCTGATACCCATTCCATGAGGCTGGGATGCCATCCCATGGGGTTACAACAGTgccatggaccccatagagcacagGGCAGCGACGTGCCGCCCTCCACCTCCCCTCTGCCCCAGCAGCTTCTAAATAAGGAGCTGCCCTCCCCTCAGCTCAGGTGACACGGGGATTATTTTTAGCAGTgaatggagcagagctgaagctctCTGCCCCCATCAAGGGTACGGCATCATGTTGTGCTGGGAGGATTTAACTGCCCCGCTCTCTGAATGGCTCTGTCACCACCTGGGGCTGTGGCACAGGTAGGATGCTGTGTTGTGGGCTCTCTGCTTCTCCCCCCTGCTGGTTCTGGGTTCTGTTGCATCTCCCACCCTCTAAAGGCTGCAAACCTCTCTGCGTGGGCTGCACTGCATGCTCCCTCCTGCatggtgctgggcagcaggaaaGAGCCTCAGCCCTCTGTTTCTTGTACAGGTTGGGGGCAAAGCAagtgggaaaagggaaggagagatgcAATACCGTGGTGCTGTGTAGAGGGAatacacagagcagccctgaatGGAGTAGCTGTGGCCTTACCCAGCTCAGCACCAACTGTGGGGTCTGCCACGAGCCATCCTTATGGGATGAGATCTCATGAGATCCCACTGATTCCAGCCCCAAAATGAGCAGGGCCGATGTCCAGGGGGCATGTTCTGCTTGTGATGCCATGCCCCCTCCTCACTCCCTGCTCTCTCCATCCCCCTtcccttgctgtgctgctgcaggcatgGATAACTTCGAGTACAGCATCCAGCTGAACGACCGCGACTGGGCTGAGTTCTTGCGGGCTGTGGAGGAATGCAACCAAGAACCGGCTGCCTTGGccacagcagaggagcagtgccTCAGTGACATTGAACAAGGGGACACTgtgcctgctctgtgcagcaccagGACAGGCACCGAGCCAGGGCTTGGCAAGGCAAACTGCTCCCCACGTGGGCTGTGCGGAGAGGACGAAGTAGATCCGTGCTCATCCATTCTACGTGGAGACAAGCAGCCTGTCTGCCCGCTGCTTGCTGCCATGCCCAGCGTGCAGGGCAGGCAGCCTCcctgtcctcctgcagctgagggcagtgcagggcaggatgcagcactgggggaaggagctgctggcagcagagccaTGGAGCATGCTGGGCACCCTGCTGCACCCCGTGCCCAAGGAGAGGACGTCAGTATGGAGCAGCCCTGTGGGAGCCCAGCAGTGGTACAGGGAGGTAACCAGGAGGCTACTGCATGGAAAAGCCATGCTGGGGTGCCGGGACCTGAACATGAGCACCCTGCGGCAGagcctgctgcagagcttggGGAGAAAGCAACCAGCCAGCCCAGTGTCCAGGAGGTGGTGAGACCCAAAGTGCCAACACCAGCAAGGAAGAGCCGCAAGCAACGTGGAGCTGGTGGCACCGAGGTGACCCCAGGGGACAAGGAGCCAGCAGGGAACCCGGcacaaggcagcacagcacccagcagggccCCCTCGTCCTCCCCACTGACCTCAAGGAAgggcaaagggaaggagaaggcgGCCAAAGCGGCACCCATGAGGCTGAGCAGTGAAGAGGCTGCAGAGGGCAAACGGCCAACGAGCAGCCCTGATGCGGTGCTGGTGGATGTGCCCCCCAACGTGTCCCCAAAGCTGAAGGCAAAGGAGTCAGGGGCACAGTCACCAGGGAAGGCGAGATCCACCAAGCTGGCCAGGCAGGTGGGGGGCACAGGGGTGTGTGACACTGTACCAGTGGTGGTCACTGCACCTAATGCAATGCCATTAGTTGTCACCCCACCAGCTGTTGTCACTACACCAGATGCTGTTCCAGTGGTTGTCACTGTGATGGGTGAGCTGTGCCAGGATGGGAAGACTCTCGGTCCCCAAagtgtggctgctgctgctgggggctgtggggagttCACAGCCAGCCCCAACCAGGAGATAAGCTCCCCAGCATTCACAGTTGGGGGCTCTCCTGGGGTAGACACCCTGGGTGTGACGTGGCCTGAGATGTACGACTATTTGTTCTGCGACTCCCAGGGggaagaagaagcagcagagaacgTGGCGGAGGGCGAGAAAACGCCCTTGGAAAGGGAAATATCCTTGCCTGAACTGTATGAGTATTTTTTCAATGAAGCTGATGGAAGTAGGAAAAAAGCCAAGGGTaagcagaggaagaggaaggagttCTTTGGCTTTCACCAGGCTGAGCTGCAAAAGGAGAATCCCAATGCGACTGCAGCCAAAGAGCCCGTGGCTGCCACAGTGCCTGAGCTGTATGAACACTTCTTCCCCGATGGACCCCAGCACAGGAGGGGCTGGAGGGGATTTCTCTTCTCCTCACCAGCTTCTGAGGTGAGGAAAGCCGTGGGGGCTCTGATGTCCATCCTGCAGAGGCCAAAGCCGTGCGGCACAACCCAAGCGCCCTCATCCCCATCAATGGCACGGAGAGGGTCCCACCTTGCCTTGGTGCCACTGGGAGGGGGTCCTGAGCACCCACCAGCTTTGGACATGGCCCTTGCACTGAGAGGTAAAGCAGCTGGAGCCCACGGCTGGCTCTGCATGGAGACTGCTGAGGTCTGTGCATTGCTGGTTTTGCACTGTGCATGCATGCAGCAAGGTGTGTGCTGTGCATACATGCAGTGGGGTGTGCTCTGTGCATGCATTTAGCAGGGTGTGCAGTTTGCATGCATGCAGCAGGCTGTGTGCTGGCCCCAATCCCTCTCCTAGCTGGGTTAGTTGTCCCAGTGGTTGTGATATCCTGCAGAACAACATACACAAGTTCTTGGTGAGGGGATGGGAGGGAAAATAGCCAAATCCTTCTGCACCAAATGGCCCTGAGATATGGCAATGACTTCTGAGCTGGAGTCTGATGATGTGGGAACAAGAAGCACTGATTTTGGGGCTGCATCCTGAGCTTGCTCCCCTTCCTGCAGGTAGACCTGAGGTCCCACTGGCTCTGACCCACAAGGACATGTGTCTCGTCTTCTGTGCCTTTGCCTCCTGGGCAGTGAAGACCTCCGACCTGCAGGCTCCGGATGCCTGGAAAACcggtgtgtgtggtgtgtggggctgggggaggatgGAGTGTGAAGGGATGAAAGCAGGGATGCCATCACCGAAATGTGCTGGTGGGAAAATGAggctgttttcctgctgttccaAAGGTGCTTTTTAACATCTCCTATAATAATGTTGGTCCTGACCCTTTGCTGAGAATCCTTCCCTGTGCACAGCATCTGCTGCATTGAACGTAGCTCTGTACCCCAGTTTTATCCTAGAACGGCCTTTGCAGAGCTGGTTGGCACCAAGGTGGCATTGAGGCAGCACCAAGATGGCATCAAGGTGGCTCCAGGCTGCTGGGAGCAATGTTCCCAACGAAGGTCACCAGGAAGCTGA
The nucleotide sequence above comes from Coturnix japonica isolate 7356 chromosome 21, Coturnix japonica 2.1, whole genome shotgun sequence. Encoded proteins:
- the PERM1 gene encoding PGC-1 and ERR-induced regulator in muscle protein 1, whose amino-acid sequence is MDNFEYSIQLNDRDWAEFLRAVEECNQEPAALATAEEQCLSDIEQGDTVPALCSTRTGTEPGLGKANCSPRGLCGEDEVDPCSSILRGDKQPVCPLLAAMPSVQGRQPPCPPAAEGSAGQDAALGEGAAGSRAMEHAGHPAAPRAQGEDVSMEQPCGSPAVVQGGNQEATAWKSHAGVPGPEHEHPAAEPAAELGEKATSQPSVQEVVRPKVPTPARKSRKQRGAGGTEVTPGDKEPAGNPAQGSTAPSRAPSSSPLTSRKGKGKEKAAKAAPMRLSSEEAAEGKRPTSSPDAVLVDVPPNVSPKLKAKESGAQSPGKARSTKLARQVGGTGVCDTVPVVVTAPNAMPLVVTPPAVVTTPDAVPVVVTVMGELCQDGKTLGPQSVAAAAGGCGEFTASPNQEISSPAFTVGGSPGVDTLGVTWPEMYDYLFCDSQGEEEAAENVAEGEKTPLEREISLPELYEYFFNEADGSRKKAKGKQRKRKEFFGFHQAELQKENPNATAAKEPVAATVPELYEHFFPDGPQHRRGWRGFLFSSPASEVRKAVGALMSILQRPKPCGTTQAPSSPSMARRGSHLALVPLGGGPEHPPALDMALALRGRPEVPLALTHKDMCLVFCAFASWAVKTSDLQAPDAWKTVFLASFGTLSAIRYFRRQVREGRPHT